Proteins encoded together in one Betaproteobacteria bacterium window:
- a CDS encoding Gfo/Idh/MocA family oxidoreductase, translating to MNAPLRIGIAGIGRMGQRHAQNLAYRTLGAQLVAACSPVAGELEWAKENLNVKHLYRDYKDLLAHPGLDVVFLVTPTTLHADQIIQGLQAGKHVFSEKPLALNIPDCLKVEQEAAKYPKQKVMIGFVRRFDPSYRDAYDKVRAGLIGRPFLVRSQTADQNDPSGFFVRFAPTSGGAMLDMSVHDIDVARWFLGAGGAKRVYAAGTIAIHQGLAECGDVDNGVAICEFGDGQIACFYASRTMAHGHETLSEIIGTQGRLMVGQNPRIDRVEISDAHGVRNECTPTFYERFAEAFQLEAQAFVDAVLGDLPLPLTLRDATEATRIGSALTQSLRSGRAVDVE from the coding sequence CGGACGCATGGGACAGCGCCATGCCCAGAATCTCGCGTATCGCACCCTCGGTGCCCAACTCGTAGCGGCCTGCAGTCCCGTCGCAGGCGAACTCGAATGGGCCAAAGAAAATCTCAACGTCAAACATCTGTACCGGGACTACAAGGATCTCCTTGCGCATCCGGGACTCGATGTGGTGTTCCTGGTGACGCCGACCACGCTGCATGCCGACCAGATCATCCAGGGCCTGCAGGCCGGCAAGCATGTGTTCTCTGAAAAGCCGCTCGCGCTGAACATTCCGGATTGCCTGAAAGTCGAGCAGGAAGCCGCGAAGTATCCGAAGCAGAAGGTCATGATCGGCTTCGTGCGCCGCTTCGATCCGAGCTATCGCGACGCCTACGACAAGGTTCGCGCGGGCCTGATCGGCCGGCCTTTCCTGGTGCGTTCGCAGACCGCCGACCAGAACGATCCGAGTGGATTCTTCGTGCGCTTCGCGCCGACCAGCGGCGGCGCCATGCTCGACATGAGCGTCCACGACATCGACGTCGCGCGCTGGTTCCTCGGCGCGGGCGGCGCCAAGCGCGTCTACGCGGCCGGAACGATCGCCATCCACCAAGGCCTCGCCGAATGCGGCGACGTCGACAACGGCGTGGCGATTTGCGAGTTCGGCGACGGACAGATCGCGTGCTTCTACGCGTCGCGGACGATGGCGCACGGCCACGAAACCCTGTCCGAGATCATCGGCACGCAGGGACGCCTCATGGTCGGGCAGAACCCGCGCATCGACCGGGTCGAGATTTCCGATGCGCACGGCGTGCGCAATGAATGCACGCCGACTTTCTACGAGCGCTTCGCCGAAGCCTTCCAGCTCGAAGCGCAGGCCTTCGTCGATGCCGTACTGGGCGATCTGCCGCTGCCCTTGACGCTGCGCGACGCGACCGAGGCAACACGCATCGGTAGTGCGCTCACACAGTCGCTGCGCAGCGGACGGGCGGTGGATGTCGAGTAG
- a CDS encoding phasin family protein — MVSIIPRREQWASANQAYLEALSQDTDLLLAATDDFVALNITAKKSALKDSVAHAKLLLDVKDVRELITLRRQSSYPGFEKTVAYGCVFYDLMAQLQAQAWRLAEIRFSDLVEPLTKSTNSADSGSNADSDVARSFMGLAQFSLDAMKSSGKQLAAMTERNVAAMTIASVQISNTAKNAVEVFLPEQP; from the coding sequence ATGGTTAGCATCATTCCTCGACGCGAGCAATGGGCCAGCGCGAACCAGGCATACCTGGAAGCCCTGTCCCAGGATACCGATTTACTCCTTGCGGCAACCGATGATTTTGTCGCGCTCAACATCACCGCGAAAAAATCTGCCCTGAAGGACAGCGTGGCTCACGCCAAGTTGCTGCTCGATGTCAAAGATGTAAGAGAACTTATCACCTTACGTCGCCAAAGTAGTTACCCCGGCTTCGAGAAGACGGTGGCATACGGTTGTGTGTTCTATGACCTGATGGCTCAACTCCAGGCTCAGGCATGGCGGCTAGCCGAAATCAGATTCAGCGATTTAGTTGAACCACTTACCAAATCCACGAATTCAGCAGATTCCGGTTCCAATGCGGATTCGGATGTGGCGAGATCTTTCATGGGCCTTGCTCAATTCTCACTCGACGCGATGAAAAGCAGCGGCAAGCAGCTTGCGGCAATGACGGAGCGGAACGTGGCGGCGATGACCATCGCGTCAGTCCAGATCAGCAATACCGCGAAGAATGCGGTTGAGGTTTTTCTTCCCGAGCAACCATGA
- a CDS encoding alpha/beta hydrolase — MFTRVSTARAIASISLVFASFLAAQCWAADTKEGYFTTNDGYRLHYIEAGSGKPLVMIPGWSQTAAQFKYQIEGLSDRYRVIALDMRGHGESEKPTHGYRIHRLSKDVNEFLIANNLSNVTLAGHSMGCSVIWGYWELFGKERISKMILIDQMPMISINPIWSEQEKIDAGGILDKDALWNVTNALAGPEGIKTTEGFISGMFTKAYPKEMVDWVIQQNLKFPRPYAARLLFDHATNDWRDMLPTINIPALIVGAKTSLVGWRSQQWVGTQIPNSRVEIFEEVEGGNHFMFMENPDKFNRLVREFMG, encoded by the coding sequence ATGTTCACCCGTGTTAGCACGGCACGCGCCATCGCGAGCATTTCTCTCGTTTTTGCATCGTTCCTCGCTGCCCAGTGCTGGGCCGCGGACACCAAGGAAGGATACTTCACCACCAACGACGGCTACCGTCTGCACTACATCGAGGCCGGCTCCGGCAAGCCGCTGGTCATGATTCCCGGCTGGTCGCAGACGGCTGCACAGTTCAAGTACCAGATCGAGGGCCTGAGCGACCGGTATCGTGTGATTGCCCTGGATATGCGGGGGCACGGCGAATCCGAGAAACCGACTCACGGATATCGAATTCACCGTCTTTCAAAGGACGTAAACGAGTTCCTGATCGCCAATAATCTGAGCAACGTGACGCTAGCCGGCCATTCGATGGGTTGCTCGGTGATCTGGGGCTATTGGGAGCTGTTCGGGAAGGAACGCATCTCCAAGATGATACTGATCGATCAAATGCCGATGATTTCGATCAACCCGATCTGGAGCGAACAGGAAAAAATCGACGCCGGTGGCATTCTCGACAAGGATGCTCTTTGGAATGTTACCAACGCACTTGCCGGTCCCGAAGGTATAAAGACCACCGAGGGCTTTATCAGTGGCATGTTCACCAAGGCCTATCCGAAAGAAATGGTGGACTGGGTGATCCAGCAGAACCTCAAGTTCCCCCGGCCCTATGCGGCGCGTCTGCTGTTCGACCATGCCACTAACGACTGGCGCGACATGCTGCCCACGATTAACATTCCAGCGCTCATCGTCGGCGCCAAGACGAGCCTCGTCGGATGGCGCTCGCAACAGTGGGTAGGCACGCAGATTCCCAACTCGCGCGTGGAAATCTTCGAAGAAGTCGAAGGCGGCAATCACTTCATGTTCATGGAGAACCCGGATAAATTTAATCGGCTGGTGAGGGAATTCATGGGGTGA
- a CDS encoding SDR family oxidoreductase, with protein sequence MGGRTALITGATGVVGRYLLKHLVQTGGWDIVAVSRRTPDVEGKYEHLAADLADPTDCQRKLARLKDISHVFFAAYLEKPTPQEAVAANLGMLRNLVDAIEPAAANLRHINLVEGSKWYGSHLGPYKTPAKEGDPRVSQTMFYYDQQDFLEERQRGKRWTWSAIRPHTICGFAVGNPMNLTMVIAVYAAICKELGLPLSHPGKPGNYHTLYQATDSALLSRAMVWMATSPQCANQAVNVTNGDLFRWSSLWPRIAQFFGMEVGPQRHINLEQFMADKAPVWERIVKKHGLKPYRFEEIAAWKFGDFVFSAEWDVVSDMVKARSVGWCEALDTEEMFLRLFGEFRQNKIIP encoded by the coding sequence ATGGGCGGCAGAACGGCATTGATAACCGGTGCAACCGGTGTGGTGGGACGGTACTTGTTGAAGCATCTGGTTCAAACCGGCGGCTGGGACATCGTCGCCGTCTCGAGGCGCACGCCCGACGTTGAAGGAAAATATGAGCACCTCGCGGCAGACTTGGCGGATCCGACGGACTGCCAGCGAAAGCTGGCACGCCTGAAAGACATAAGCCACGTGTTCTTTGCGGCATATCTCGAAAAACCGACACCGCAGGAGGCGGTCGCGGCCAACCTCGGCATGCTCAGGAACCTGGTGGATGCGATCGAACCGGCCGCCGCAAATCTGCGGCACATCAATCTCGTCGAGGGCAGCAAGTGGTACGGCAGCCACCTCGGCCCGTACAAGACGCCGGCGAAGGAAGGCGATCCGCGCGTTTCGCAGACGATGTTCTACTACGACCAGCAGGATTTTCTGGAGGAGCGCCAGCGGGGCAAGCGCTGGACCTGGTCGGCGATCAGGCCCCATACGATCTGCGGCTTCGCAGTTGGCAACCCGATGAATCTGACCATGGTGATCGCGGTGTACGCGGCGATATGCAAGGAACTCGGTCTGCCGCTGTCGCATCCCGGCAAACCCGGGAACTATCACACGCTGTACCAGGCAACGGATTCGGCGCTGCTGTCGCGGGCGATGGTGTGGATGGCGACCAGTCCGCAATGCGCGAATCAGGCGGTCAACGTCACCAACGGCGACCTGTTCCGCTGGAGCAGCCTGTGGCCTAGGATCGCGCAGTTTTTCGGCATGGAAGTCGGGCCGCAGCGCCATATCAATCTGGAGCAGTTCATGGCGGACAAAGCGCCGGTCTGGGAACGCATCGTAAAGAAGCACGGTCTCAAGCCGTATCGCTTCGAGGAAATCGCGGCGTGGAAATTCGGCGACTTCGTGTTCTCAGCGGAATGGGACGTCGTCTCCGACATGGTCAAGGCGCGTAGCGTCGGCTGGTGCGAAGCGCTGGATACCGAGGAAATGTTCTTGCGCTTGTTCGGCGAGTTTCGCCAAAACAAGATCATTCCGTAA
- the nhaA gene encoding Na+/H+ antiporter NhaA, whose product MGIVQRSLSNTFQQFFDSEKSSGILLTVCTVISLLITNSSSGADYLSLWQTHVGGLSLEHWTNDALMAVFFLLIGLELERELYVGELSNFKNALLPIFAAIGGMVAPALIHFSLNARTPTQAGIGIPMATDIAFALGVLAILGNRIPASLKVFVVAFAVIDDLGAIVIIAAFYTAQLSVGYLVGGLAVWTLLIALNRLFRVMSLVPYLLGGALMWFLTLKSGVHATIAGVMLAFAIPFSAKDDDEESPSHKLEHFLHKPVAFIILPIFALANTGIVVGAEWMQNMTSTNSVGITAGLIVGKSLGVTLLCFVAVASGLCRLPPDLNWRHISGAGILGGIGFTMSIFITNLAFSGNTETINASKMAVLLASLTAGTVGFLWLKLLGKLEATDSNMDTMDLKQSRQGSEDA is encoded by the coding sequence ATGGGCATAGTCCAGCGAAGCTTGTCAAACACGTTCCAACAATTTTTCGACTCGGAAAAATCGAGCGGGATTCTGCTGACTGTCTGCACCGTAATCTCGCTCTTGATTACCAATTCCTCAAGCGGCGCGGATTATTTGAGTTTGTGGCAGACGCATGTCGGAGGTCTTAGCCTTGAGCATTGGACAAACGATGCGCTGATGGCTGTTTTCTTTCTGCTCATCGGCCTGGAACTCGAACGCGAGCTTTACGTCGGTGAACTGTCGAACTTCAAGAACGCCCTTCTTCCGATTTTTGCGGCCATCGGCGGAATGGTCGCACCGGCTCTGATTCATTTCTCGCTCAATGCGAGGACGCCAACGCAAGCCGGAATCGGGATTCCGATGGCGACCGACATCGCGTTTGCTCTTGGGGTTCTGGCCATTCTCGGCAATCGTATTCCCGCGTCGCTGAAAGTGTTTGTCGTGGCTTTCGCCGTCATAGATGATTTGGGCGCGATCGTCATTATTGCCGCTTTCTACACGGCGCAACTTTCGGTGGGGTATCTTGTTGGTGGCTTGGCAGTTTGGACCCTGCTCATTGCGTTGAATCGTCTCTTCCGGGTAATGTCCCTCGTTCCTTATTTGCTTGGCGGCGCGTTGATGTGGTTTCTCACGCTTAAGTCGGGCGTTCACGCGACGATTGCCGGTGTTATGCTTGCCTTTGCAATCCCCTTCTCCGCTAAAGACGACGACGAAGAGTCACCCTCGCACAAGCTCGAACATTTTTTACACAAACCCGTTGCGTTCATCATCTTGCCGATTTTCGCATTGGCAAATACGGGTATCGTTGTAGGCGCGGAGTGGATGCAAAACATGACGAGCACGAACAGCGTCGGCATCACCGCCGGTTTGATTGTGGGTAAATCTTTGGGTGTGACGTTGCTTTGTTTCGTTGCCGTTGCCAGCGGCCTATGCCGCTTGCCCCCCGATTTGAATTGGCGGCATATTTCCGGCGCCGGGATTCTTGGCGGCATTGGATTTACCATGTCAATTTTCATTACGAATCTCGCTTTTTCCGGCAATACGGAAACAATAAACGCCTCGAAAATGGCAGTTCTTTTAGCTTCGCTGACGGCGGGAACAGTCGGCTTTCTATGGCTCAAACTTTTGGGCAAGCTCGAAGCGACGGACAGCAATATGGACACAATGGATTTGAAGCAATCGAGACAAGGCAGTGAAGACGCATAG
- a CDS encoding DUF3024 domain-containing protein, with protein sequence MALSEFERKRFERIVGAFIEKRRPQPHVRPKLDLGFRVAGQSVELFEVRPRFDRPHEKFEHAFAKATYVKAQDVWRVFWQRADLKWHRYDPAPEVPTLEGFLQLVQEDKHACFFG encoded by the coding sequence ATGGCGCTGAGCGAATTTGAACGTAAGCGGTTCGAACGCATAGTCGGCGCGTTCATTGAGAAGCGTCGGCCCCAACCGCACGTACGGCCAAAGCTGGATCTGGGGTTTCGCGTTGCCGGCCAGAGCGTTGAGCTCTTTGAGGTCCGGCCACGCTTCGACAGGCCGCATGAAAAGTTTGAACACGCGTTTGCGAAGGCCACTTACGTGAAGGCACAAGACGTCTGGAGAGTGTTCTGGCAGCGCGCCGATCTAAAGTGGCACCGCTACGATCCGGCGCCAGAGGTTCCAACGCTTGAAGGCTTCCTGCAACTTGTGCAGGAGGACAAGCACGCATGCTTCTTCGGCTGA
- a CDS encoding DUF2127 domain-containing protein: MRLAKTLRTIAVYEAVKGALVLLTGFGLLAFIHRDIEQFAEQVVAHLHLNAASRFPRIFLDASENLTDARLWMLAALAAAYAIVRFVEAYGLWLGRRWAEWFAALSAGIYLPFEVYELFKGVTWISIGALAANILVIGLMVAALHRSRPAGPADAT; this comes from the coding sequence ATGCGGCTGGCTAAGACGCTCCGGACCATTGCGGTGTACGAAGCGGTCAAGGGTGCGCTGGTCCTGCTGACGGGATTCGGCTTGCTGGCTTTTATCCATCGCGACATCGAGCAATTCGCGGAGCAGGTGGTTGCGCATTTGCATCTCAATGCGGCGAGCCGATTCCCGCGCATTTTCCTGGACGCCTCTGAAAACCTCACGGATGCGCGTTTATGGATGCTGGCTGCGTTGGCGGCAGCGTATGCGATAGTGCGATTCGTCGAGGCCTACGGCTTGTGGCTGGGAAGGCGCTGGGCGGAATGGTTTGCCGCCCTGAGCGCGGGAATCTACCTGCCCTTCGAGGTCTATGAATTGTTCAAAGGCGTCACCTGGATCTCCATCGGTGCGCTGGCGGCGAATATCCTCGTCATCGGCCTGATGGTCGCTGCCTTGCACCGATCGCGCCCCGCGGGGCCGGCCGATGCGACCTGA
- a CDS encoding sulfite exporter TauE/SafE family protein — protein MITDPLFYALAIPAILITGISKSGFGGAMGGLAVPLISLVIPPAEAAGIMLPILCTMDVIGLRRFAGAFDWPNLRIILPGAIAGIALGTLCFGLLNKGWLLLLVGAIGVGFPLLNWSGLARRQQPAGVSVVKGGFWSALSGFTSFICHNGGAPLLVYLMPQRLERKLFVGTTVMFFLVVNYVKLVPYYFLGQLHTTNLLTALVLLPLAPVGVYIGLWMQHRITDSTVYRWANILLFATGWKLIWDGVSMLRKLGLF, from the coding sequence ATGATCACCGATCCGCTCTTCTATGCGCTCGCGATACCCGCGATCCTGATCACCGGCATTTCCAAGTCCGGGTTCGGTGGCGCGATGGGCGGACTTGCCGTGCCGCTCATATCACTCGTCATCCCGCCGGCAGAAGCGGCCGGCATCATGCTGCCGATCCTGTGCACGATGGATGTCATCGGCCTGCGCCGGTTCGCGGGAGCCTTCGACTGGCCCAACCTGCGCATCATTCTTCCCGGCGCGATCGCGGGCATCGCACTCGGTACGCTGTGTTTCGGACTGCTCAACAAGGGTTGGTTGCTGCTGCTGGTAGGCGCCATTGGAGTCGGCTTTCCGCTGCTGAACTGGAGCGGCCTCGCGCGCCGGCAGCAGCCGGCCGGCGTGTCCGTCGTGAAGGGCGGGTTCTGGTCGGCCCTGTCGGGTTTCACCAGCTTCATCTGCCACAACGGCGGCGCGCCGCTGCTGGTCTACCTGATGCCGCAACGCCTGGAGAGAAAACTCTTCGTCGGCACCACGGTGATGTTTTTCCTGGTGGTGAACTACGTCAAACTGGTGCCGTATTATTTCCTCGGCCAGCTTCACACCACCAATCTGCTCACGGCGCTGGTGCTGTTGCCGCTGGCGCCGGTCGGCGTGTACATCGGTCTGTGGATGCAGCATCGCATCACCGACAGCACGGTTTACCGCTGGGCCAATATCCTGCTGTTCGCCACCGGCTGGAAACTGATCTGGGACGGGGTGTCGATGTTGAGGAAGCTGGGCTTGTTCTGA
- a CDS encoding carboxypeptidase, producing MTAIRFDTYYRYDDLVRFLTDWAGAHPGLVRLEPVGKSYEGREIYVVRVTNYKTGLDTDKPALWVDGNIHATEVAGSMACLHLLHRLITGYGKDADITRCLDTRAFYVCPRVNPDGAEWALADVPKLIRSSTRPYPYDEEPVGGLKREDIDGDGRILSMRVPDPNGPWKLCEQDSRILVRRDPVESGGRYYRLLPEGRVDDFDGVNVKLQSRKERLDLNRNFPAFWRAEHEQMGAGPFPTSEPEIAAVTGFIARHPNITGAIAFHTYSGVLLRPYSHLADEQMPPEDLWTFQKIGEKGTQITGYPVASSYHEFRYHPKEVITGDFDSWMYDHRGVFAWTVEIWSPQRQAGITDYKYIDWYREHPVEDDLKLMKWNDTVLKGKGFVDWYEFDHPRLGRVELGGWQSLYTWSNPPPHLLEKEIAPFSRWLTWHALISPKLEILEATATSLGNDTWRVRLALQNTGWLPSYVTRMAKNKKLARGVVCEIELPEKARLETGKQREELGQLEGRAYKTAAANTWAGSSADETDDRLKVEWVVRAPKGAVIKLIARHERAGTAIASVTLD from the coding sequence ATGACCGCAATCCGCTTCGACACCTACTATCGCTATGACGATCTCGTACGCTTCCTGACCGATTGGGCGGGGGCGCATCCGGGGCTCGTGCGGCTCGAGCCGGTGGGAAAAAGCTACGAAGGCCGCGAGATCTATGTCGTGCGGGTCACCAATTACAAGACGGGGCTCGACACCGACAAACCAGCGCTGTGGGTGGACGGCAACATCCACGCCACCGAAGTCGCCGGTTCGATGGCCTGCCTGCATCTGCTGCATCGCCTGATTACCGGCTACGGCAAGGACGCGGACATCACGCGTTGCCTGGACACTCGCGCGTTCTACGTGTGCCCGCGCGTAAATCCCGACGGCGCCGAATGGGCGCTGGCCGATGTACCGAAGCTGATCCGCTCCAGCACACGCCCGTATCCTTACGACGAAGAACCGGTCGGCGGCCTCAAGCGCGAGGACATCGACGGCGACGGCAGGATCCTGTCGATGCGCGTACCCGATCCGAACGGACCGTGGAAACTATGCGAGCAGGACTCGCGCATCCTCGTGCGCCGCGATCCGGTCGAGAGCGGCGGCCGCTACTACAGGCTGCTGCCCGAGGGCCGCGTCGATGACTTCGATGGCGTCAACGTCAAGCTTCAGTCGCGCAAGGAACGACTCGACCTCAATCGCAACTTTCCGGCGTTCTGGCGCGCCGAGCACGAGCAGATGGGCGCCGGCCCGTTTCCGACTTCCGAACCGGAGATCGCCGCGGTCACCGGCTTCATCGCCCGGCATCCGAATATCACCGGCGCGATCGCTTTTCATACTTACAGCGGCGTGCTGCTGCGCCCCTATTCGCATCTCGCCGACGAACAGATGCCGCCGGAAGATTTATGGACCTTCCAGAAGATCGGCGAGAAGGGCACGCAGATCACCGGCTACCCGGTCGCGTCCTCGTATCACGAGTTCCGCTATCACCCCAAGGAAGTCATCACCGGTGATTTCGATTCCTGGATGTACGACCATCGCGGGGTATTCGCGTGGACGGTGGAAATCTGGAGCCCGCAACGGCAGGCCGGCATCACGGATTACAAATACATTGACTGGTATCGCGAACACCCTGTCGAGGACGATCTCAAGCTGATGAAGTGGAACGACACCGTACTCAAGGGCAAGGGCTTCGTCGACTGGTACGAGTTCGATCATCCGCGGCTGGGGCGCGTGGAACTGGGCGGCTGGCAGAGTCTCTATACCTGGAGCAACCCACCGCCGCATCTGCTGGAAAAGGAAATCGCGCCGTTCTCGCGCTGGCTGACCTGGCATGCACTGATCTCGCCGAAGCTGGAGATTCTCGAAGCGACGGCGACATCGCTCGGCAACGACACCTGGCGCGTGCGGCTCGCGCTGCAGAACACCGGCTGGTTGCCGAGCTACGTCACCAGGATGGCGAAGAACAAGAAACTCGCACGTGGCGTGGTCTGCGAAATCGAACTGCCGGAAAAAGCGCGGCTTGAAACCGGCAAGCAACGCGAGGAGCTCGGCCAGCTCGAAGGCCGCGCCTACAAGACGGCTGCGGCCAATACCTGGGCCGGATCGAGTGCGGACGAGACCGACGACCGCCTGAAGGTCGAGTGGGTGGTGCGCGCGCCGAAAGGCGCGGTGATCAAACTCATCGCCCGCCATGAGCGCGCCGGCACCGCGATCGCGAGCGTCACGCTCGACTGA
- a CDS encoding helix-turn-helix transcriptional regulator, translating into MPETDRLYEPAAPHALLCVGGGKTLYIGSLEQVDWHFHGAPVFIAGITGNFRLRMPRGEWTTCRAAVIPAGVKHALDLGGEPLAVFYPEPNVAGMSVLTRFGRGWDEHERILVGKHAELGTFRKLYEDAASVHWSGEALDDLLGFALRRDGGNILDARLARVVAWLDRHPDDLTGAEKLANSQGLSSSRFLHLFSQQIGVPFRRYRIWNRVRAAMKVALSGSNFTDSAMTVGFTDSAHFAHCFRKTFGVTPSYVFRKIGRAGAMPGSRIALRT; encoded by the coding sequence ATGCCCGAGACCGATCGCTTGTACGAACCTGCTGCGCCGCACGCCCTGCTCTGTGTCGGCGGCGGCAAGACGCTGTATATCGGCTCGCTGGAACAGGTCGACTGGCATTTTCATGGCGCGCCGGTATTCATCGCCGGAATAACGGGCAACTTCCGCTTGCGCATGCCACGCGGAGAATGGACGACCTGTCGTGCGGCGGTGATTCCGGCAGGCGTCAAACATGCGCTCGATCTCGGCGGCGAACCGCTCGCGGTTTTCTATCCCGAACCGAACGTCGCCGGCATGTCGGTGCTGACGCGCTTCGGACGCGGCTGGGACGAGCACGAGCGGATACTGGTTGGAAAACACGCCGAACTCGGCACATTCCGCAAACTCTACGAAGATGCGGCCAGCGTGCACTGGAGCGGTGAAGCCCTCGACGACCTGCTTGGCTTCGCCCTGCGCCGCGACGGCGGCAACATCCTCGATGCGCGGCTCGCGCGAGTCGTCGCATGGCTGGACCGGCATCCGGATGACCTGACCGGCGCCGAAAAGCTGGCGAACTCGCAAGGCCTATCGTCGTCGCGCTTCCTGCACTTGTTCAGTCAGCAGATCGGGGTGCCCTTCCGGCGCTACCGCATCTGGAACCGCGTGCGCGCCGCGATGAAGGTCGCATTGTCGGGAAGCAACTTTACCGATTCCGCCATGACCGTGGGCTTCACCGATTCCGCGCATTTCGCGCACTGCTTCCGCAAAACTTTCGGCGTGACGCCCTCTTACGTATTCCGCAAAATCGGGCGCGCCGGCGCGATGCCTGGATCCCGAATCGCTCTGCGCACATGA
- a CDS encoding MOSC domain-containing protein produces MAVVGTIKEIWRFPVKSMAGQTMARATIGPIGIVGDRVWAMRNDNDKEIQGAKRFPVLMRCEARFRKEPDGAATPHVDITLPDGSKTASDDPAVNAKLSKLVGKPTSLWPVQPPTDLDHYRRRPMNEQEFMAELQEIFQREPGEPFPALEQFPKEIIEFTSFPGMYFDVTPLHFLTTSSLAYLAKKNPKANWDVRRFRPNFVVEPVKGAEGLVENGWIGKSLCIGELTIACPGPTPRCGMTTREQTGLPFDKSVLRTIVQDAEQNVGAYAVVTTPGAIKVGDTVEAI; encoded by the coding sequence ATGGCAGTCGTCGGTACCATCAAGGAGATCTGGCGTTTTCCGGTCAAATCCATGGCAGGACAGACGATGGCGCGCGCCACGATCGGTCCGATCGGCATCGTCGGTGATCGCGTCTGGGCCATGCGCAACGACAACGACAAGGAAATCCAGGGCGCAAAACGATTCCCTGTGCTGATGCGTTGCGAAGCGCGTTTCCGCAAGGAGCCGGACGGCGCTGCGACCCCGCATGTCGACATCACCCTGCCCGACGGATCGAAGACCGCGAGCGACGATCCGGCTGTCAATGCCAAGCTGTCCAAGCTGGTCGGCAAGCCGACCTCGCTGTGGCCGGTTCAGCCGCCGACCGATCTCGACCACTACCGGCGGCGGCCGATGAACGAGCAAGAGTTCATGGCCGAGCTGCAGGAGATCTTCCAGCGCGAACCCGGCGAGCCGTTTCCCGCGCTCGAGCAGTTCCCCAAGGAGATCATCGAGTTCACGTCTTTTCCCGGCATGTACTTCGACGTGACCCCGCTACACTTTCTGACCACTTCGTCGCTCGCGTATCTGGCAAAGAAGAATCCAAAAGCGAACTGGGACGTGCGCCGTTTCCGGCCGAACTTCGTGGTGGAACCGGTGAAAGGCGCCGAAGGTCTGGTCGAGAACGGCTGGATCGGCAAGAGCCTGTGCATCGGGGAGCTGACCATCGCCTGTCCCGGACCGACGCCGCGGTGTGGCATGACCACTCGCGAGCAGACGGGGTTGCCGTTCGACAAGTCCGTTCTGCGCACGATTGTTCAGGACGCCGAACAGAATGTCGGCGCCTACGCCGTGGTAACGACTCCGGGGGCGATCAAGGTTGGCGACACGGTGGAAGCGATCTAG